A window of the Vespula vulgaris chromosome 6, iyVesVulg1.1, whole genome shotgun sequence genome harbors these coding sequences:
- the LOC127064797 gene encoding repetitive organellar protein-like, whose amino-acid sequence MTTENGNSFEMKISNLRTALAEAESDITRGTACKLRDNIVKMREKFANERKRLNNEIQRLKRRVREAEEKRWNGNEHIETIGQLKSKLREFASGDRTMEIIFKNIIGRVAVTVPNLSEELVNASEDLYKSNCENGQLRYEIDKIKAMLRIKTGDPENYRKRIIEFKNILQRLKMNVDSLKKNLEDSSWNNSFDFWKYVKVIEKIDKTMNELGDKLRNDRHALITTGNPDCFRYVTKIVEVRLVLRRLHEELENSLTLSEKCKDEKKKKMKKDYVKSVEILEKMIEQTNIELANLKIEPMANCKLGGTNCLEYLKKVTALEEILKRCKGKISELDTNPNEDNARTSRPKTLEELRKLIDELYSQSKDLEGTVYSGNDPKLLERIEELEELLVKSKLELSNKEGIMSALKEKLEWGKKELEKTKEKSMNLSKQIDEFEKNSRNRLEEMRRMKAELNNSTTQLQNLRNDKKNLFTETEKMNKLLKERNEELSTIRASKLKLERDLEATSKQLNEELKKSMQTSKEENLREQLEHKLNEANNTINDLKKELDLMNSESKKIELEVVRLTSENEMLRQRSSMMEETREEYKLLLSKHATLESKVDRYDKEKNKLKDEILELGAERKSVKSMIDELNKKNNSLLEQVATFQIIQSSLDEEADNWKKRSNEIANVLERTNEKLRDLRTENLTLSNDLSGLTMKNNETEALLRMISTEKNHLMTRTKELNEENFSLKDHLNKRKTECEYLSMELNKSRIESDEAKSNIFELRRTVEELQEKYNEMRNEYRILDNHAKSLQVSNEALRSENEMVKARSNESLEQLQNLEFKDEDNTRLYENEETNDKKMMEHKRSIDKIKGKSKPKKKIETKKLRLANESLKCEVANLRTENTKIKIELAQIKNGSRKDKRPSHLEITEFRRVCMKSQESETQVEPNSQQLVSPNEMNHETLTPGLDLKEKFDTLTNILSRMKIVNGALKAEIDILRDSMHAAITDKDKTVNDLRRALDELKALKIELIKLRDEKQTLGIRLDDARQEVNSLKIEKIALKDELTVLRKTNSDLRTKIGDLQNSYEKLKTLDARLENKLMGTLKNVNKYTVSVENSHEFENELNGILKDYTLMKESLGIVNFKFDSCKFAQGENNDI is encoded by the exons ATGACTACTGAAAACGGCAATAGCTTCGAGATGAAAATAAGTAATTTAAGAACGGCGTTAGCCGAAGCGGAGAGCGATATAACGCGAGGGACTGCGTGCAAATTGCGAGACAATATCGttaagatgagagagaaattcgCCAATGAGAGAAAGCGCCTCAATAATGAGATTCAACGATTGAAGAGACGAGTTCGAGAAGCCGAAGAAAAACGATGGAATGGCAATGAGCATATCGAGACTATCGGGCAATTGAAATCGAAATTACGAGAATTTGCAAGTGGCGATCGCACAATGGAGATCATTTTTAAGAACATCATAGGTAGAGTTGCTGTAACGGTGCCAAATCTCTCAGAGGAATTAGTGAACGCTAGCGAGGATCTCTACAAATCGAATTGCGAGAACGGACAATTGCGTTACGAGATCGATAAAATCAAAGCGATGTTACGTATCAAAACTGGCGACCCAGAAAATTATCGTAAAAGGATCATtgaattcaaaaatatcttgcAACGATTGAAAATGAACGTGGATTCTCTTAAGAAAAATCTCGAGGATAGTTCTTGGAACAACAGTTTCGATTTTTGGAAGTACGTCAAAGTTATCGAGAAGATCGATAAGACGATGAACGAATTGGGGGACAAACTGAGAAACGATCGACATGCTCTTATAACTACTGGCAATCCTGATTGCTTTCGTTACGTCACGAAGATAGTCGAAGTTAGATTGGTCCTAAGACGGTTGCATGAGGAACTAGAGAATTCTTTAACTCTGtcagaaaaatgtaaagacgagaagaagaagaaaatgaagaaagattaCGTTAAAAGTgtagaaatattagaaaaaatgatcgaacaaACGAACATTGAGCTTGCTAACTTGAAGATCGAGCCCATGGCTAACTGTAAACTCGGTGGTACCAATTGTCTCGAGTACTTGAAGAAAGTAACAGCATTGGAAGAGATACTGAAGAGATGCAAAGGAAAGATCAGCGAACTTGATACAAATCCAAATGAAGATAACGCACGAACGTCTCGGCCGAAAACGCTCGAAGAATTGAGAAAACTCATCGACGAATTGTATTCTCAATCGAAGGATCTAGAAGGTACCGTTTATTCTGGCAACGATCCGAAATTGTTGGAAAGAATCGAAGAACTGGAAGAATTGTTGGTCAAGTCGAAACTCGAGTTATCGAATAAAGAGGGAATCATGAGTGCGTTAAAGGAAAAACTCGAATGGGGTAAGAAGGAAttggagaaaacgaaagagaaaagtatgaATCTTAGCAAGCAGATCGACGAATTCGAAAAGAACTCGAGAAATCGGCTGGAAGAGATGCGACGAATGAAAGCCGAGTTAAATAATTCGACAACACAATTACAG AATCTACGGAACGATAAGAAGAATTTATTCACGGAAAccgagaaaatgaataaactgTTGAAGGAAAGGAACGAGGAATTGTCTACAATCCGTGCTTCAAAGTTAAAACTTGAGAGAGATCTGGAAGCAACATCGAAACAATTGAACGAAGAATTGAAAAAGTCAATGCAAAcgtcgaaggaagaaaatttgcGTGAACAATTAGAACACAAATTGAATGAAGCGAACAACACGATAAATGATCTGAAAAAGGAGCTCGATTTGATGAATTCTGAAAGTAAAAAGATCGAGCTCGAGGTCGTACGTTTAACTTCGGAAAACGAGATGCTGAGACAACGATCGAGTATGATGGAAGAGACTCGTGAAGAATACAAATTACTGTTATCTAAACATGCAACTTTAGAAAGTAAAGTTGATCGttacgataaagaaaagaacaaactGAAGGATGAAATCTTGGAACTGGGAGCCGAACGAAAGTCAGTTAAATCGATGATCGACGaattgaataagaaaaataattcgctTTTGGAACAAGTGGCAACATTCCAAATAATTCAGTCATCGTTAGACGAGGAAGCGGACAATTGGAAAAAACGCTCGAACGAGATTGCAAATGTCCTTGAGCGGACCAACGAGAAGCTCAGAGATCTTCGAACAGAAAATTTGACGCTCAGCAACGATCTAAGTGGTTTGACCatgaaaaataacgaaacgGAGGCTCTACTACGCATGATCTCGACGGAAAAGAATCACTTGATGACGCGTACGAAGGAACTCAACGAAGAAAACTTCTCGTTGAAGGATCACctgaataaaaggaaaaccgAATGTGAATATCTTTCCATGGAATTGAATAAGTCTAGAATCGAATCTGACGAAGCGAAATCTAACATTTTCGAGCTGAGGAGAACAGTCGAAGAATTGCAAGAGAAATACAACGAAATGAGGAACGAGTACAGAATACTTGATAATCATGCGAAAAGTCTGCAAGTTAGCAACGAAGCTTTGCGTTCGGAGAACGAAATGGTGAAAGCTCGTTCGAACGAGTCCCTCGAACAACTGCAAAACTTGGAATTCAAGGATGAAGATAATACTAGATTGTACGAAAACGAGGAaacaaatgacaaaaaaatgaTGGAACATAAAAGATCGATTGATAAAATCAAGGGTAAGAGCAagccgaagaagaagattgaaacgaaaaaattgagACTAGCGAACGAAAGTTTAAAGTGCGAAGTGGCTAATTTAAGAACTGAAAACACAAAGATCAAAATCGAATTAGCTCAAATTAAAAACGGTTCTCGTAAAGACAAACGACCCAGCCATTTAGAAATAACGGAATTTCGAAGAGTTTGTATGAAAAGTCAGGAGAGCGAAACTCAAGTCGAGCCAAATTCTCAACAACTCGTATCGCCAAACGAGATGAATCACGAGACTTTAACTCCTGGTTtggatttaaaagaaaagtttgacACATTGACTAACATTCTCTCGAGAATGAAGATCGTGAACGGTGCTTTGAAAGCTGAAATTGATATTTTGCGAGATAGCATGCACGCTGCGATCACTGATAAAGACAAAACCGTCAATGACCTTCGCCGTGCTCTCGATGAATTGAAAGCTCTTAAAATCGAACTGATAAAGCTCAGAGACGAGAAGCAAACTCTCGGAATACGATTGGATGACGCTAGACAAGAAGTGAATAGCctaaagattgaaaaaatcgCTTTGAAAGACGAACTCACGGTCCTCAGAAAGACAAACTCTGATCTCAGAACGAAAATTGGCGATTTACAGAATTCCTACGAGAAACTGAAAACGCTCGACGCGAGATTGGAAAACAAATTGATGGGTACGTTGAAAAATGTCAATAAGTATACCGTCTCGGTTGAAAACTCACACGAATTTGAAAACGAACTCAATGGTATCCTGAAGGATTATACGTTGATGAAGGAATCTTTGGGCATCGTCAATTTTAAATTCGATAGTTGTAAATTTGCTCAAGGAGAaaataacgatatttaa